The Anaerolineae bacterium genome contains a region encoding:
- a CDS encoding radical SAM protein codes for MPHLAVPTLTAHLRAHNVDVIQRDLNIEVFDAVLSRDYLRQVLKRLRQDKRRPARHICPPQEMMQWALDHGPTLVERVEHAINVVRSEAFLDGPIGVEAFLTMFQCLNLASLPFYPASLNLSTYTPPYPVDRSKNLQRAMHDPAHNMFLDLFKRLVIPDIKREQPDIVGISIPTLEQMLPGATLAYLIKEAGLPCHVTTGGPHITMLREAIPQASAFFDWFDSAVIFGGETPLLRLVETLAGNGDLSQVPHLIYRDGDRVRTTANHELEPGFDPLPLPDFDGLPLDRYLVPKLVLPLRTAQGCYYGKCAFCNVDYGGPSSYKPLQSQRIVDQMVALHKKYGTQHIFFADEAITPRNLRDMAPILAQQYPPIYWCGCVRFEKPLTRDILKKVAQGGGCMLLFGLETASKPIMAAMAKGTQLEHMGRILQESAAAGIWNHTFFFFGFPGETIENAQETVNFIYQNKYAIHSASPGAFALERYSPVHRYPETYGLKRIIEDPERDLAIYFDYKVESGMDETMAELVVSRFVDNLPEKRFGHYYMTDAYRFLYAAHLRETGLPHPPWVVPEKIATPV; via the coding sequence ATGCCGCATCTGGCTGTGCCCACCCTCACCGCCCACCTGCGCGCGCACAATGTGGACGTTATTCAACGCGATCTTAATATTGAGGTTTTTGATGCTGTTTTGAGCCGCGACTATCTCCGTCAGGTGCTCAAGCGTCTGCGTCAGGATAAGCGGCGGCCGGCCCGTCATATTTGCCCACCACAAGAGATGATGCAGTGGGCGCTGGATCACGGCCCCACGCTGGTCGAGCGGGTTGAGCACGCGATCAACGTCGTTCGTAGCGAGGCGTTTTTGGATGGGCCAATCGGCGTAGAGGCTTTCTTGACGATGTTTCAATGTCTGAACCTGGCTTCATTGCCCTTTTATCCGGCCTCGCTGAACCTTTCTACCTACACGCCGCCCTATCCGGTGGATCGAAGCAAAAACCTGCAACGCGCCATGCACGATCCGGCGCACAACATGTTTCTTGACCTGTTCAAGCGGCTGGTCATCCCCGACATCAAACGCGAGCAACCCGATATTGTGGGCATCTCCATCCCTACGCTGGAACAAATGCTGCCGGGCGCTACCCTGGCCTATCTGATCAAAGAAGCCGGTCTGCCGTGTCACGTGACTACCGGCGGCCCGCACATCACCATGCTGCGTGAGGCAATTCCGCAGGCGTCTGCCTTTTTTGATTGGTTTGACAGCGCGGTAATTTTTGGCGGTGAAACGCCACTGCTACGCCTGGTTGAAACGCTGGCCGGCAATGGCGACCTGTCGCAAGTGCCCCATTTGATTTACCGCGACGGCGACCGGGTGCGGACCACTGCAAATCACGAATTGGAGCCGGGTTTTGACCCGCTGCCCTTGCCTGATTTTGACGGTCTGCCCCTGGACCGCTATTTGGTTCCCAAGTTGGTGTTGCCGCTGCGTACCGCGCAAGGCTGTTACTACGGCAAATGCGCTTTTTGCAACGTGGATTACGGCGGGCCATCTTCCTACAAGCCACTCCAGTCCCAGCGAATTGTTGACCAGATGGTGGCTCTCCATAAAAAATACGGCACGCAGCACATCTTTTTTGCCGATGAGGCCATCACGCCGCGCAACCTGCGCGATATGGCGCCCATCTTGGCCCAGCAATATCCGCCCATTTACTGGTGCGGCTGTGTTCGTTTTGAAAAACCGCTCACCCGCGATATTTTGAAGAAGGTGGCCCAGGGCGGCGGCTGTATGTTGCTCTTTGGGCTGGAAACCGCCTCAAAACCTATTATGGCAGCCATGGCCAAAGGCACCCAACTGGAACACATGGGACGGATTCTGCAAGAAAGCGCCGCCGCCGGCATCTGGAACCACACCTTCTTCTTCTTTGGCTTCCCCGGCGAAACCATTGAAAACGCCCAGGAAACGGTCAACTTTATTTACCAAAACAAATACGCCATCCACTCGGCCTCACCGGGCGCGTTTGCCCTGGAGCGATACTCCCCGGTTCACCGCTACCCCGAAACCTATGGCCTCAAACGCATCATCGAAGACCCAGAGCGCGACCTGGCCATTTACTTTGATTACAAGGTTGAATCGGGCATGGATGAAACCATGGCCGAATTGGTGGTCTCCCGTTTTGTGGACAACCTGCCGGAAAAACGGTTTGGTCATTACTACATGACCGACGCCTACCGCTTTCTTTATGCCGCGCATTTGCGGGAAACAGGGCTACCTCATCCGCCATGGGTAGTTCCTGAAAAAATTGCAACACCAGTTTAA
- a CDS encoding ABC transporter ATP-binding protein, which produces MENNNVLLDVNNLKTYFFMDEGTARALDGVDFQVKRGQTLGVVGESGCGKSVTARSILRIVPRPGRIVEGKITYYLPVENGTLTEVIDLTEVNPKGTLIRSIRGGQIALVPQEPMTSLSPVHTLGNQISEAIVLHQSVSKAEAREKAIEMLNLVGMPQPSRTIDRYPHELSGGMRQRGVIAMSLSCHPNLLIADEPTTALDVTTEAAILKLMRQLQDELGMAIMFITHNLGVIAQMTEYVIVMYMGKVVEEADVDTIFYNPKHPYTQALLQSIPRLGQRTRERRRLESIKGTVPDPYSIPKGCSFHPRCSQRIPGVCDQKDPPYIEVGERHKVRCVLYK; this is translated from the coding sequence ATGGAAAATAATAACGTACTGCTTGATGTCAATAATTTGAAGACCTACTTTTTTATGGATGAAGGCACCGCCCGCGCCCTGGATGGCGTTGATTTCCAGGTTAAACGCGGCCAAACCCTGGGCGTTGTGGGCGAGAGCGGGTGCGGCAAATCGGTTACTGCCCGCTCTATTTTGCGCATCGTGCCTCGGCCCGGCCGAATTGTCGAAGGCAAGATCACCTATTACCTGCCTGTCGAAAATGGTACACTAACGGAAGTGATAGATTTGACGGAAGTGAACCCTAAAGGTACCCTCATTCGTAGTATTCGTGGCGGGCAAATTGCCCTGGTGCCGCAAGAACCGATGACCTCGCTCAGCCCGGTGCATACGTTGGGCAACCAGATCAGCGAAGCCATTGTGCTGCATCAGTCCGTATCCAAGGCCGAAGCCCGAGAAAAAGCTATTGAAATGTTGAACCTGGTAGGGATGCCCCAACCCAGCCGCACCATTGATCGTTATCCGCACGAACTGAGCGGCGGAATGCGCCAGCGGGGGGTGATAGCGATGTCGTTATCGTGCCATCCCAACTTACTCATTGCCGACGAGCCAACCACTGCCCTGGACGTGACCACCGAAGCCGCCATTTTAAAACTCATGCGCCAGTTACAAGATGAACTGGGCATGGCCATTATGTTCATCACCCACAACCTGGGGGTGATAGCGCAGATGACCGAGTATGTTATTGTGATGTACATGGGCAAAGTGGTTGAAGAAGCGGATGTTGACACCATCTTTTATAACCCCAAACATCCATACACCCAGGCGCTGCTCCAGTCTATCCCTCGTCTGGGCCAAAGAACCCGGGAACGACGGCGGCTGGAATCAATTAAGGGCACCGTACCCGACCCCTATTCTATCCCCAAAGGTTGTTCTTTCCATCCGCGTTGCAGCCAGAGAATTCCTGGCGTGTGCGACCAAAAAGACCCGCCTTACATTGAGGTTGGCGAGAGGCATAAGGTCCGCTGTGTTTTGTATAAATAA
- a CDS encoding ABC transporter permease produces the protein MLEDSQGEESHGIDDLDVVEDITSEEEKVYVASYWQLMWWRFRKHKMAVISVIILILFYFVALFPGFVAPYDPEQYFAKYKLAPPSDIHLIDTEGQLQRPFVYKIVRSKDPETLRNLYTEDTTTRYPIQFFVRSSEYKVLGLWTTDIHLFGLPVPQEEQGLFLFGADRLGRDVFSRTCKGTQISLSIGLVGVLMSLTLGIVLGGMSGYYGGALDVIIQRVIEFIRTIPSIPLWMALSAALPSDWSIIQTYFAITVILSLIGWTWMARVVRGRFLAMREEDFVMSARLVGSGEMRIILRHMLPSFLSYIIAALTLAIPGMILAETGLSYIGLGLRAPAISWGVLLREAQNVRSLVLAPWVLIPALAVIIAILAFNFVGDGLRDAADPYSR, from the coding sequence ATGCTCGAAGATAGCCAGGGTGAAGAAAGCCACGGGATCGACGACCTGGATGTAGTAGAAGATATCACCTCAGAAGAAGAGAAAGTATATGTTGCCTCTTACTGGCAATTGATGTGGTGGCGATTTCGCAAACACAAAATGGCCGTCATCAGTGTTATTATTTTGATACTATTCTATTTTGTGGCCCTTTTTCCCGGGTTTGTTGCGCCTTACGATCCCGAGCAGTATTTTGCCAAATACAAACTGGCCCCGCCTTCCGATATTCACCTTATAGATACCGAAGGCCAATTACAGCGGCCATTTGTTTACAAAATTGTCCGATCAAAAGATCCCGAAACACTCCGCAATCTTTACACCGAAGATACCACTACCCGCTACCCCATTCAGTTCTTTGTTCGTAGTTCTGAATATAAAGTACTTGGCCTCTGGACCACAGATATCCATCTTTTTGGTTTGCCCGTTCCCCAAGAAGAACAAGGTCTCTTCTTGTTTGGAGCCGACCGTCTGGGACGAGATGTATTTTCCCGTACCTGTAAGGGAACCCAAATTTCGCTCTCGATTGGCCTGGTTGGCGTGTTAATGAGTTTGACCCTGGGTATTGTTTTGGGAGGCATGTCGGGATACTACGGCGGCGCGCTTGATGTTATCATTCAACGAGTCATTGAGTTCATCCGCACCATTCCCAGTATCCCGCTATGGATGGCCCTCAGCGCCGCGTTGCCTTCTGATTGGTCTATTATACAAACCTACTTTGCCATTACCGTCATCCTGTCGCTGATTGGTTGGACCTGGATGGCCCGGGTGGTGCGTGGCCGTTTCCTGGCCATGCGTGAAGAAGACTTTGTCATGTCGGCCCGCTTGGTTGGTTCCGGCGAGATGCGCATTATTCTGCGGCATATGCTGCCCTCTTTTCTAAGTTATATCATTGCTGCCCTTACGCTGGCTATCCCCGGCATGATCCTGGCCGAAACCGGCCTCAGCTACATTGGCTTGGGGTTGCGGGCGCCGGCCATCAGTTGGGGTGTCTTACTCCGTGAAGCCCAAAATGTGCGATCGCTGGTTTTGGCCCCTTGGGTGTTGATCCCGGCCTTAGCCGTGATCATTGCCATACTTGCCTTTAACTTTGTGGGTGACGGTCTGCGTGATGCCGCCGATCCCTACTCGCGTTAG
- a CDS encoding ABC transporter permease, producing MLGYILRRVLLMIPTLLVISLISFFIIQLPPGDFLTSYAAQMRSQGDNIDQERIENLRERYGLGQPIYMQYYKWMSGIFLRGDWGQSMEWQKPVKDLIWERLALTVMLSLVAILVSWFVAIPVGVYSATHQYSIPDYVMSIISFVGVGTPGFLLALIVMWVAMSQLGLNVGGLFSEEYLLAPWSIDKVIDMLKHLWIPVVIIALESTAGSIRTTRANLLDELNKPYVETARAKGLTEGKLIWKYPVRVALNPFFSTVGWSLAALISGQTLIAVVLSLQTTGPMMLRALLSQDMYLAGSFLLLLSTLTVIGTLISDILLAWVDPRIRLGG from the coding sequence ATGCTAGGTTATATCCTGCGGCGTGTTCTGCTGATGATCCCCACCCTGCTCGTCATCTCGCTCATTTCCTTTTTTATTATCCAACTCCCGCCGGGCGATTTTTTAACCTCTTATGCCGCCCAAATGAGATCTCAAGGTGATAACATTGACCAGGAAAGGATTGAAAACCTGAGAGAACGCTACGGGTTGGGCCAACCCATCTACATGCAATACTACAAGTGGATGAGTGGTATCTTTTTGCGGGGTGACTGGGGTCAGTCTATGGAATGGCAGAAACCGGTCAAAGACCTCATCTGGGAGCGGCTGGCCTTAACCGTTATGCTTTCCCTGGTAGCCATTTTGGTCAGTTGGTTTGTGGCCATTCCGGTGGGAGTCTATTCGGCTACCCATCAATATTCAATCCCCGATTACGTGATGAGTATTATCAGTTTTGTGGGGGTGGGCACGCCCGGCTTTTTGCTGGCCCTGATTGTCATGTGGGTGGCCATGAGCCAGTTGGGGCTGAATGTGGGGGGGCTGTTTTCGGAGGAGTACCTGTTGGCCCCGTGGAGTATAGATAAAGTGATAGATATGCTCAAACACCTGTGGATTCCCGTGGTGATCATCGCGCTGGAGAGTACGGCGGGGAGTATCCGCACCACCCGCGCCAACTTGCTTGATGAACTGAACAAACCCTACGTGGAAACGGCCCGCGCCAAAGGCCTGACCGAGGGCAAATTGATTTGGAAATACCCGGTGCGGGTTGCGTTGAACCCTTTCTTTAGCACCGTTGGCTGGTCGCTGGCCGCCTTGATTTCCGGCCAAACCTTGATTGCCGTTGTGCTCAGTTTGCAGACAACCGGGCCGATGATGTTACGCGCCCTGTTATCTCAAGATATGTACCTGGCCGGCAGCTTTCTGCTTTTATTGAGTACACTGACCGTTATCGGTACGCTCATCTCGGATATTCTGTTGGCGTGGGTCGATCCCCGCATCCGGCTGGGAGGTTAA